From Ignavibacteriota bacterium, the proteins below share one genomic window:
- a CDS encoding tetratricopeptide repeat protein, translated as MKYRFLLLLLLIPLFRSNGQVPKDSVFEAAVQRGISHVYNLEFEAADQDFATLVRLRPSHPAGHFFRAMVLWWKIMIDIDDQQYDQRFYRNLDHVVAICDSMLDLNENDVDAIFFKGGAIGFEGRLRFHRDEWMEAAYAGRQALPLVRKASELDPGNYDIYLGTGIYNYYAEVIPNEYPVVKPLMLFVPAGDRAKGLEQLIIASQKAKYAAVETSYFLLQIYYSYERDYTKALALAQSLHDRFPGNMVFHKYLGRCYAVMGNYERAAGVWAEIQAKCRQGARGYTMNVEREAEYYLGTCATALHKYDEALLHLYRCDELSRQLDVKEPSGFMTMANLKIGHVYDLQGKREPARKQYTKVLGLKSYKDAHQQAERYMTTPYAQ; from the coding sequence ATGAAGTACAGGTTCCTGTTGCTTCTCCTGCTGATCCCACTGTTCCGTTCGAACGGACAGGTGCCGAAGGACTCGGTGTTCGAAGCCGCGGTCCAGCGGGGGATCTCGCACGTGTATAACCTCGAATTCGAGGCGGCGGACCAGGACTTTGCGACCCTGGTGCGTCTCCGCCCCTCGCATCCCGCCGGCCACTTCTTCCGTGCGATGGTGCTGTGGTGGAAGATCATGATCGACATCGACGATCAGCAGTACGATCAGCGCTTCTATCGCAACCTGGATCATGTTGTGGCGATCTGTGATTCGATGCTTGACCTGAACGAGAACGATGTGGATGCGATCTTCTTCAAAGGCGGGGCCATTGGTTTTGAGGGGAGGTTACGGTTCCACCGGGATGAATGGATGGAGGCGGCCTACGCCGGCCGGCAGGCCCTGCCGTTGGTGCGCAAGGCGTCGGAGCTCGATCCGGGCAACTATGACATCTATCTTGGCACGGGGATCTACAACTATTACGCCGAGGTGATACCGAACGAGTACCCCGTGGTGAAACCGCTGATGCTGTTCGTGCCCGCGGGCGACAGGGCGAAGGGCCTGGAGCAGCTCATCATCGCGTCCCAGAAAGCGAAGTATGCCGCCGTCGAGACGTCGTACTTCCTGTTGCAGATCTACTATTCGTACGAGCGCGACTACACGAAAGCCCTGGCGCTCGCGCAGTCGCTGCACGACCGCTTCCCGGGCAACATGGTGTTCCACAAGTACCTCGGACGCTGCTATGCGGTGATGGGGAATTATGAACGTGCGGCGGGGGTCTGGGCGGAGATCCAGGCGAAATGCCGTCAGGGTGCGCGCGGATACACCATGAATGTGGAGCGGGAGGCGGAGTACTATCTGGGGACCTGCGCGACGGCGCTGCACAAGTATGATGAGGCGCTCCTCCATCTGTACCGGTGCGATGAACTGAGCCGGCAGTTGGATGTGAAGGAACCCTCCGGGTTCATGACCATGGCGAACCTGAAGATCGGGCATGTGTACGACCTTCAGGGGAAGCGGGAGCCTGCCCGCAAGCAGTACACGAAGGTGCTGGGGCTCAAGTCGTATAAGGATGCTCACCAGCAGGCCGAACGATACATGACAACTCCCTATGCGCAATGA
- the dprA gene encoding DNA-protecting protein DprA — translation MGDHRRIVREILSLARVPGIGPARLRALLEHFKDSGAVLRASVRDLTCVPGIEQKIACTISSFFRNGVPEETAAIVDEQIARMETVGAAFVTILDPHYPPHLRTIYDPPAFLFMLGSIAPQDAAGIAIVGTRDPSTYGKRTAEVFASALVARGITVVSGLARGIDTIAHAAALQAGGRTIAVIGSGLDVLYPAENGPLARRIMAQGAVLSEFAMGAKPDAVNFPQRNRTVSGMTLGTLVIETRVDGGAMITARSALDQDREVFAIPSPVSGTERSGTNLLLREGRALLTETVEDIITELGPKLQGLIPDVPRAPVRIIPPLSLFEQQVLDVLTADPLHIDVIAEQTSLTAADALVRLLGLECKSVVRQLPGKYFVRL, via the coding sequence ATGGGTGACCACCGGCGGATCGTCCGCGAGATATTGTCCCTCGCGCGCGTCCCCGGCATCGGCCCGGCGCGTCTCCGGGCTCTTCTTGAACACTTCAAGGACAGTGGCGCGGTCCTCCGCGCCTCTGTCCGCGACCTCACCTGCGTCCCCGGCATCGAGCAGAAGATCGCCTGCACGATCTCCTCGTTCTTCCGGAACGGTGTTCCGGAAGAGACCGCGGCGATCGTTGACGAACAGATCGCGCGGATGGAGACGGTCGGCGCAGCATTCGTCACCATCCTTGATCCGCACTATCCACCCCATCTGCGTACCATCTACGATCCCCCCGCGTTCCTGTTCATGCTCGGAAGCATCGCACCGCAGGATGCCGCGGGCATTGCGATCGTGGGAACACGCGATCCATCCACGTACGGCAAACGGACAGCGGAGGTGTTCGCGTCAGCACTTGTCGCGCGCGGCATCACGGTCGTGAGCGGGCTCGCGCGCGGCATCGACACCATCGCGCATGCCGCCGCCCTCCAGGCCGGAGGCCGGACGATCGCGGTCATCGGGTCCGGGTTGGACGTACTCTACCCCGCGGAGAACGGCCCGCTTGCGCGCCGCATCATGGCGCAGGGCGCTGTGCTTTCAGAGTTCGCCATGGGAGCGAAACCCGATGCGGTCAATTTCCCGCAGCGCAACCGGACCGTCAGCGGTATGACGCTCGGTACCCTCGTCATCGAGACGCGGGTCGATGGGGGTGCGATGATCACGGCGCGCTCTGCGCTGGACCAGGACCGCGAGGTCTTCGCCATACCGTCGCCGGTGAGTGGGACGGAGCGCAGCGGTACGAACCTGCTTCTCCGTGAGGGGCGCGCGTTGCTCACGGAGACCGTGGAGGACATCATCACGGAGCTTGGCCCGAAACTCCAGGGGCTCATCCCCGACGTCCCCCGGGCACCGGTGCGGATCATTCCTCCACTCTCCCTTTTCGAACAGCAGGTGCTGGATGTCCTGACCGCGGACCCCCTCCATATCGACGTCATAGCCGAACAGACCTCGCTGACGGCCGCGGATGCCCTTGTCCGCCTGCTGGGGCTGGAATGCAAGAGCGTGGTCCGGCAGCTTCCGGGGAAGTATTTCGTGCGGCTGTGA
- a CDS encoding CPBP family intramembrane metalloprotease — MKDAIRYVFLTRHGDVRSGWKIMMFLIGTAFLASGVVALSRWAGLASDIVDALLLLSTVLFVTWVIVRFVNQKPLAAIGLWFHPRAVRELGMGFLIGFLMMSGIFIVLLALGYARVGWLDRSFGEIFFTVVYAVAFFSLAAASEEVLFRGYVFQTLSQGITVLPSILIMSAIFGVGHINNPNANALSTANVVLAGIWLSFAYQKTRSLWLPFGLHMAWNFTQTTVYGFPTSGITFSEHRLWNATVAGPEWITGGSFGPEGSVLATLALILGTWYILKSRYLAAPEGIITLDSVEDVLPPVPPAGATSTDGVVA, encoded by the coding sequence ATGAAGGACGCGATCCGCTACGTATTCCTGACCCGGCACGGCGACGTCCGTTCCGGTTGGAAGATCATGATGTTCCTGATCGGAACGGCCTTCCTGGCTTCGGGTGTGGTCGCTCTTTCCCGGTGGGCCGGGCTCGCCAGCGATATCGTGGATGCCCTGTTGCTGCTTTCCACCGTGCTGTTCGTGACATGGGTGATCGTCCGCTTTGTGAATCAGAAACCCCTGGCGGCGATCGGACTCTGGTTCCATCCCCGTGCCGTGCGCGAGCTCGGCATGGGGTTTCTGATCGGGTTCCTGATGATGAGCGGGATCTTCATCGTGCTGCTGGCCCTGGGATACGCACGGGTCGGCTGGCTCGACCGTTCTTTCGGGGAGATCTTCTTCACTGTGGTCTATGCGGTCGCGTTCTTCTCCCTCGCCGCGGCAAGCGAAGAGGTGCTGTTCCGTGGCTATGTGTTCCAGACCCTGTCGCAGGGGATCACGGTCCTGCCGTCGATCCTGATCATGTCCGCGATCTTCGGCGTCGGACACATCAACAACCCCAACGCGAATGCGCTCAGCACAGCCAATGTGGTGCTCGCGGGGATCTGGCTGTCGTTCGCATACCAGAAGACCCGGAGCCTGTGGCTGCCGTTCGGGTTGCATATGGCGTGGAACTTCACCCAGACCACGGTCTATGGATTCCCGACGAGCGGGATCACGTTCTCGGAGCACCGGCTGTGGAATGCGACGGTCGCAGGGCCGGAGTGGATCACCGGTGGTTCGTTCGGACCGGAAGGGAGTGTGCTGGCCACGCTCGCGTTGATCCTCGGAACGTGGTATATCCTGAAATCCCGATATCTTGCGGCTCCGGAGGGGATCATCACGCTGGACTCCGTGGAGGATGTCTTGCCGCCGGTCCCGCCTGCGGGCGCAACGTCCACGGACGGAGTCGTTGCATGA
- a CDS encoding DUF2520 domain-containing protein — MGRTKTPEHWDAAIIGGGKVGTSLGRVLVEQGHRVSCVISRTSRSARTSAEFIGCDNAGTELAAIPATINLILITTPHGAVADVVRALARLDRDFKGVAVCHASGMLTASVLDPVKAKGATVFSFHPIQAFPRTFPFEDIVPNIRGIYYGVDGAAAGVRAAYALARALKGYVIEVPPAMREFYHAAAVVASNHLTTLFGVLRQMSSTFAPEGTDWMSIYFPIIMGSIGNARAATPEVALTGPIARGGVETVARHLDALERFAPDLTPFYAAVSLETTRLATRSGSLAPAQKDELLRLLEPHLPLKGQKRKHL, encoded by the coding sequence ATGGGAAGAACTAAAACTCCGGAACACTGGGACGCCGCGATCATCGGCGGTGGGAAGGTCGGCACCTCGCTCGGCCGCGTCCTGGTCGAGCAGGGGCACCGGGTCTCCTGCGTCATCTCCCGCACATCACGATCCGCCCGCACATCCGCGGAATTCATCGGTTGTGACAACGCCGGGACGGAACTTGCGGCGATCCCCGCCACGATCAATCTGATCCTCATCACCACCCCTCACGGGGCCGTGGCCGATGTGGTTCGTGCTCTGGCCCGGCTCGATCGCGACTTCAAAGGCGTTGCGGTCTGTCATGCAAGCGGCATGTTGACAGCGTCGGTCCTGGATCCGGTGAAGGCGAAGGGTGCGACAGTCTTTTCGTTCCATCCGATCCAGGCATTTCCCCGCACGTTCCCGTTTGAAGATATCGTCCCGAACATCCGGGGCATCTATTATGGTGTGGATGGTGCGGCGGCGGGTGTGCGCGCGGCCTATGCGCTGGCCCGTGCGCTGAAAGGCTATGTGATCGAGGTGCCTCCGGCGATGCGCGAATTCTATCACGCAGCCGCCGTGGTCGCATCGAACCATCTCACCACACTCTTCGGCGTCCTCCGCCAGATGTCGTCGACATTCGCGCCGGAGGGCACGGATTGGATGAGCATCTATTTCCCGATCATCATGGGGAGTATCGGCAACGCACGGGCGGCGACGCCCGAAGTTGCGCTCACGGGACCCATCGCGCGGGGCGGGGTCGAAACCGTTGCACGTCATCTCGATGCCCTGGAGCGCTTTGCGCCCGACCTGACCCCATTCTATGCAGCAGTGTCGCTGGAAACCACCCGCCTCGCCACCAGAAGCGGTTCGCTTGCGCCGGCGCAGAAGGATGAGCTCCTTCGTCTGCTTGAACCCCATCTCCCACTGAAAGGACAGAAGAGGAAGCATCTATGA
- the glmM gene encoding phosphoglucosamine mutase — protein MMALMVSISGIRGVVGSTLTPDVIIRYVAGFGSYCRSRSTGPVTVVVGRDGRITGAAITDMITSALTMSGIHVMDIGICPTPTVQLAVEHEHAAGGIAITASHNPMQWNGMKFMASTGLFLDGAENAEFWKHAGQPHTYVAWDAIGTLSRRGDWLARHIALVLDLPLVKPDVIRKRRFRVVVDCVNAAGGAIVPALLRELGCDVIEMACDVSGVFSHTPEPIPENLTGLAGRVRSEHADLGIAVDPDVDRLVLINEKGEPYGEEYTIATVVDHVLKTQGGKGQTVVANLSTTRAVDDIARRYGATPVRTPVGEINVASAMKRLGAVVGGEGSGGVILPALHYGRDAIVGIGLILQALAESGGTLSQLKASLPQYCIAKGKMELAGIAPEEVLETMKKRHATEGTVNTDDGVKIDFPDAWVHFRKSNTEPIVRIIGESATMESALALVTRFQDEIRTLMPAHG, from the coding sequence ATCATGGCGTTGATGGTAAGTATCTCAGGTATCCGTGGCGTTGTGGGTTCGACCTTGACCCCGGACGTGATCATCCGGTACGTAGCCGGTTTTGGTTCATACTGCCGGAGCCGGTCCACCGGGCCGGTAACGGTGGTGGTCGGGCGGGATGGGAGGATCACCGGCGCAGCCATCACAGACATGATCACTTCCGCACTCACAATGTCCGGCATCCACGTCATGGATATTGGCATTTGCCCTACGCCGACCGTACAGCTCGCCGTCGAGCACGAGCACGCAGCGGGCGGGATCGCGATCACCGCAAGTCACAACCCGATGCAGTGGAATGGGATGAAATTCATGGCATCAACGGGGCTTTTCCTGGACGGGGCGGAGAATGCCGAGTTCTGGAAGCACGCCGGACAGCCGCACACGTATGTGGCGTGGGATGCGATCGGCACGCTATCGCGGCGCGGCGACTGGCTTGCGCGTCACATCGCGCTTGTCCTGGACCTCCCTCTCGTGAAGCCGGACGTCATCAGGAAGCGCCGTTTCCGGGTGGTGGTCGATTGCGTCAACGCGGCAGGTGGTGCCATCGTTCCGGCACTCCTGCGCGAGCTGGGATGCGACGTGATCGAGATGGCGTGCGATGTGAGCGGAGTGTTCAGCCATACCCCCGAACCGATCCCGGAGAACCTGACCGGCCTGGCTGGCCGGGTGCGTTCGGAGCATGCGGATCTGGGCATCGCGGTGGATCCTGACGTGGACCGCCTGGTACTGATCAATGAGAAAGGCGAGCCGTACGGGGAAGAGTACACGATCGCCACGGTGGTCGACCATGTATTGAAGACACAGGGAGGCAAGGGGCAGACCGTTGTCGCGAACCTTTCGACCACCCGCGCTGTCGATGATATTGCACGCCGGTACGGTGCGACTCCTGTGCGCACCCCGGTCGGCGAGATCAATGTTGCTTCCGCCATGAAGCGCCTCGGCGCCGTGGTCGGCGGCGAAGGAAGCGGCGGCGTGATCCTGCCTGCGCTCCATTACGGCCGCGATGCGATCGTGGGCATCGGATTGATCCTTCAGGCGCTCGCTGAATCCGGAGGGACGCTCAGCCAGCTCAAAGCGTCGCTCCCGCAGTACTGTATCGCCAAAGGCAAGATGGAGCTCGCGGGCATCGCTCCGGAGGAGGTCCTCGAGACGATGAAGAAGCGCCATGCAACGGAGGGCACGGTGAACACCGACGACGGTGTGAAGATCGACTTCCCCGATGCATGGGTCCATTTCCGAAAATCCAACACCGAACCGATCGTCCGGATCATCGGTGAAAGCGCGACGATGGAGAGTGCGCTGGCGCTCGTCACACGCTTCCAGGATGAGATCCGGACGCTGATGCCTGCGCATGGGTGA
- a CDS encoding glycine--tRNA ligase has product MANNTDVMEKIVSLAKRRGFVFQSSEIYGGLNGCWDYGPLGVELLRNVKEQWWQAMTYREDVEGLDAAILMHPTVWEASGHVANFTDPMVDCKECKARFRADQVEDAMCGSAAYKGRKAHKCQSEGKFTEARQFNLMFKTFVGPVEDAGAVVYLRPETAQGIFVNFLNVQASSRQKVPFGIAQIGKAFRNEINTKNFLFRTREFEQMEMQFFVKPGSDVEWFNYWKEQRIAWFQGLGMGMDKLRFHQHEPDKLAHYAKDAYDIEYLFPFGWGEIEGIHNRSDFDLTQHEKYSGKSMKYFEEQGKEKFTPFIIETSAGASRSFMAFLVNAYNEEEAPTADGKTETRVVMKLHPKLAPTKAAIFPLVNRDGMPEISKKIEAELRPHFRVFYDDSGAVGRRYRRQDEVGTPFCITVDSQTLTDQSVTVRERDSMKQERVAAAQLLTYLRERF; this is encoded by the coding sequence ATGGCAAATAACACCGACGTCATGGAAAAGATCGTGTCGCTCGCGAAGCGGCGCGGCTTCGTCTTTCAATCGAGCGAGATCTACGGCGGCCTGAACGGATGCTGGGATTACGGCCCCCTGGGGGTCGAATTGCTCCGGAACGTGAAGGAGCAGTGGTGGCAGGCGATGACCTACCGCGAAGACGTGGAAGGGTTGGATGCCGCCATCCTGATGCATCCGACCGTCTGGGAAGCGTCGGGCCATGTGGCGAACTTCACCGATCCGATGGTGGACTGCAAAGAGTGTAAGGCGCGTTTCCGCGCGGATCAGGTCGAGGATGCGATGTGCGGCAGCGCGGCCTACAAGGGCCGCAAGGCGCACAAATGCCAGTCGGAAGGGAAGTTCACCGAAGCGCGCCAGTTCAACCTGATGTTCAAGACGTTTGTCGGCCCGGTGGAAGATGCAGGTGCCGTGGTCTATCTGCGCCCCGAAACGGCGCAGGGGATCTTCGTCAACTTCCTGAACGTGCAGGCCTCCTCGCGCCAGAAGGTGCCGTTCGGCATCGCGCAGATCGGCAAGGCGTTCCGCAACGAGATCAACACCAAGAACTTCCTGTTCCGCACGCGCGAGTTCGAGCAGATGGAGATGCAGTTCTTCGTGAAACCCGGCTCCGACGTGGAGTGGTTCAATTACTGGAAGGAGCAGCGCATCGCGTGGTTCCAGGGGCTCGGCATGGGCATGGACAAGCTGCGCTTCCACCAGCACGAGCCCGACAAGCTTGCCCACTATGCCAAGGACGCCTACGATATCGAGTACCTCTTCCCGTTCGGGTGGGGAGAGATCGAAGGCATCCACAACCGGAGTGATTTCGATCTGACACAGCACGAGAAGTACTCCGGCAAGTCGATGAAGTATTTTGAAGAGCAGGGGAAGGAGAAGTTCACCCCGTTCATCATCGAGACCTCCGCGGGTGCAAGCCGTTCGTTCATGGCGTTCCTGGTGAATGCGTACAATGAAGAGGAAGCGCCGACCGCGGACGGGAAGACCGAGACCCGGGTCGTGATGAAATTGCATCCGAAGCTCGCGCCGACGAAAGCCGCCATCTTCCCGCTGGTCAACCGCGACGGGATGCCCGAGATCTCGAAGAAGATCGAGGCCGAGCTCCGGCCCCACTTCCGCGTCTTCTATGACGACAGCGGCGCCGTGGGCCGGCGCTACCGCCGCCAGGATGAGGTCGGTACGCCGTTCTGCATCACGGTGGATTCGCAGACGCTGACCGACCAGTCCGTGACCGTGCGTGAGCGCGATTCCATGAAGCAGGAGCGCGTGGCAGCGGCGCAGCTGCTGACGTACCTGCGGGAACGCTTCTGA
- the amrA gene encoding AmmeMemoRadiSam system protein A: MLSQAQQRLLLRVARGSIAREMAKRHRGPVEEGRVGEVKLEEPVDQTGGAFVTLRIEGDLRGCIGYIEYPGPVRTAVEEVARKAAFGDPRFEPLAPGELPRVQIEVSVLTPMRRITSPEEIMIGRDGLVIQCRGRRGLLLPQVATEYGWGVEEFLENTCRKAGLPVGAWRDPGAVIEAFSAEVFAEAPAGGAQ; encoded by the coding sequence ATGCTTTCACAAGCACAACAGCGGTTGCTGCTCCGGGTTGCACGAGGATCGATCGCCCGGGAAATGGCGAAGCGCCACCGGGGGCCGGTCGAGGAAGGGCGCGTGGGTGAGGTGAAACTCGAGGAACCGGTCGATCAGACAGGCGGTGCTTTCGTTACGCTGCGCATCGAGGGCGACCTCCGGGGGTGTATCGGGTACATTGAATATCCCGGTCCGGTGCGCACCGCGGTGGAAGAGGTCGCGCGCAAGGCTGCGTTCGGTGATCCGCGATTCGAACCACTTGCACCCGGGGAATTGCCCCGGGTGCAGATCGAGGTCTCGGTCCTGACACCCATGCGGCGTATCACCTCGCCTGAGGAGATCATGATCGGCAGGGACGGCCTCGTCATCCAATGCCGCGGCCGCCGTGGCCTCCTGCTCCCACAGGTCGCCACGGAATACGGCTGGGGCGTAGAGGAGTTCCTCGAGAATACCTGCCGCAAGGCCGGGCTCCCCGTAGGTGCGTGGCGCGACCCAGGGGCGGTGATCGAGGCCTTCAGCGCAGAAGTGTTCGCTGAGGCGCCCGCCGGGGGAGCACAATGA
- a CDS encoding enoyl-CoA hydratase/isomerase family protein encodes MAYTTILIDVRDGVGTITINRPDKLNALNAMAKKELHDAVTELRDDPAVGAIVITGAGDKSFVAGTDIEELTALDRDSGEAFSRGGQAVFDLIERCGKPVIAAVNGYALGGGCELALACTLRIASDKARFGQPEINLGIIPGYGGTQRLPRLIGQGRALAMMLTGAPVSADEAHRIGLVNMVVPHADLAAAASQMAGTLAGKSRPAVRALIEAVHAAGSGSPADGMKVEAALFGASCATGDGREGVRAFLEKRPPAFKDT; translated from the coding sequence ATGGCGTACACAACGATTCTCATCGATGTGCGCGACGGCGTCGGGACGATCACGATCAACCGCCCCGACAAGCTGAATGCGCTGAATGCCATGGCCAAGAAGGAATTGCACGATGCCGTGACGGAGCTGCGCGATGATCCGGCGGTGGGTGCGATCGTGATCACGGGTGCCGGCGACAAGTCGTTCGTTGCGGGGACCGATATCGAAGAATTGACGGCGCTTGACAGAGACAGCGGCGAAGCGTTTTCGCGCGGGGGACAGGCGGTGTTCGACCTCATCGAGCGGTGCGGCAAGCCTGTGATCGCGGCCGTGAACGGCTATGCGCTCGGCGGGGGGTGCGAACTTGCCCTCGCCTGTACGCTGCGGATAGCGTCCGACAAGGCGCGGTTCGGCCAGCCGGAGATCAATCTCGGCATCATCCCGGGCTATGGCGGCACGCAACGGTTGCCGCGGCTCATCGGACAGGGCAGAGCGCTTGCGATGATGCTCACGGGGGCGCCTGTGTCCGCCGACGAGGCGCACAGGATCGGGCTGGTGAATATGGTCGTGCCGCACGCCGACCTTGCTGCTGCTGCGTCCCAGATGGCAGGGACGCTCGCCGGAAAGAGTCGGCCGGCCGTGCGTGCGTTGATCGAAGCGGTGCACGCAGCGGGATCGGGATCGCCGGCGGACGGGATGAAGGTTGAAGCGGCCCTGTTCGGTGCGAGCTGCGCGACAGGAGATGGCAGAGAGGGCGTGCGTGCCTTCCTGGAGAAACGCCCACCGGCATTCAAGGATACGTGA
- the amrB gene encoding AmmeMemoRadiSam system protein B: protein MKRVRKPAVAGMFYPSDAEELEQTVRGLLDGVSIGIGPGNIIGLIAPHAGYVYSGETAAAAYAQLRGTERSVVVVVSPSHREFFDGISVYPGDAYVTPLGEVPVAAGMRSRLAEVMPGILVSMKGHGTEHALEVQLPFLQCALGEFALLPLVIGNQSQEHCFALGAALATLCRGTDALLVASTDLSHFSAADVAQRLDDVVAADIQAFDPARLMLDLEAGTAEACGGGPVAAVLKACDMLGARTPTVLSRSHSGMITGDHQSVVGYLSAVIQDIEDHGKN from the coding sequence ATGAAACGTGTGCGCAAGCCCGCCGTGGCGGGCATGTTCTATCCTTCGGATGCGGAGGAACTCGAACAGACGGTGCGCGGGTTGCTGGACGGCGTGTCCATCGGCATCGGACCGGGGAACATCATCGGACTCATCGCGCCGCATGCAGGGTATGTCTATTCCGGTGAGACCGCGGCAGCCGCCTATGCGCAGCTCCGCGGAACCGAACGGAGCGTCGTGGTGGTCGTGTCACCCAGCCATCGTGAATTCTTTGACGGGATCTCCGTGTATCCGGGTGATGCATATGTCACCCCGCTCGGTGAGGTCCCGGTCGCAGCCGGAATGCGCTCCCGGCTTGCAGAAGTGATGCCCGGGATCCTGGTCTCGATGAAGGGGCACGGGACCGAACACGCTCTGGAGGTCCAGTTGCCATTCCTCCAGTGCGCCCTTGGGGAATTTGCTCTGCTCCCGCTGGTGATCGGCAACCAGTCGCAGGAACACTGTTTTGCTCTCGGTGCTGCACTCGCGACGCTCTGCCGGGGAACCGACGCGCTCCTTGTTGCGAGCACGGACCTCTCGCATTTCTCGGCCGCCGATGTTGCGCAGCGGCTGGATGATGTGGTCGCGGCGGACATCCAGGCGTTCGATCCCGCGCGGTTGATGCTGGACCTCGAAGCAGGGACGGCGGAAGCGTGCGGTGGCGGGCCGGTGGCGGCGGTGTTGAAGGCATGTGACATGCTGGGTGCGCGTACCCCGACCGTTCTCTCGCGGTCGCATTCAGGCATGATCACCGGGGACCATCAAAGTGTCGTTGGCTATCTGTCAGCAGTGATCCAGGACATCGAAGACCATGGGAAGAACTAA
- a CDS encoding ZIP family metal transporter produces the protein MTLAVLLYGLVAGGAEVLGGVFVVLRRSWPARVQEYLLALSAGFLLSLVFIELVPEALHTVGPSAPLYMLAGYAVLHFFEHTIVGHLHFGEETHSEVMISQVASYSTFLGLCIHAFFDGFTIAVGIQFDYLVGLLIFIAVTMHKIPEGLTIASVMLAAKHDRRMALIASIVVGVATFLGAASALMLGGISEKLVGIAFAFSAGIATYVGASDLIPEINHSKNRIIPLLVFVGMMLFYAGKVGLETFAGIGH, from the coding sequence ATGACCCTCGCCGTTCTCCTGTATGGACTGGTCGCCGGCGGTGCGGAAGTGCTCGGTGGCGTGTTCGTTGTTCTCCGCCGCTCCTGGCCTGCACGCGTCCAGGAATACCTCCTCGCGCTCAGCGCGGGCTTTCTTCTCTCCCTGGTCTTCATCGAACTCGTGCCCGAAGCGCTCCATACGGTCGGCCCGAGCGCCCCGCTGTACATGCTGGCAGGGTATGCGGTCCTGCATTTCTTCGAGCACACGATCGTCGGCCACCTGCATTTTGGCGAAGAGACGCACAGTGAGGTGATGATCTCGCAGGTGGCAAGCTACTCGACATTCCTCGGATTGTGTATCCATGCGTTCTTCGACGGCTTCACGATCGCGGTCGGCATCCAGTTCGACTATCTGGTGGGTTTGCTCATCTTCATTGCGGTGACCATGCACAAGATCCCGGAGGGGCTCACCATCGCATCGGTGATGCTCGCAGCGAAGCACGACCGGCGTATGGCGCTCATCGCTTCCATTGTTGTTGGTGTCGCGACGTTCCTCGGTGCTGCAAGTGCATTGATGCTGGGTGGGATCAGCGAGAAGCTGGTGGGTATCGCGTTCGCGTTCTCGGCGGGTATCGCCACCTACGTGGGGGCGAGCGACCTTATCCCCGAGATCAATCACTCGAAGAACCGGATCATACCGCTGTTGGTGTTCGTGGGGATGATGTTGTTTT